AATCTCTGCCTCCTGTGTGCTATGGGTCCTTTCTAGGTGCCTGCACAACCTTCCTGCTTGAGGAATTGTGAAAGGGAGGTGATATTTTTGAGATCTTCTATCCTATCCCATCCTTTTTGTCTCTGCTATGGAAATCTGGGCAGTGCTGTTCATTGCTCTCCTGAcgggcaggggaaggagagcCCTTGGTGCAGCCTGTTATTCCATCCTAATTACTTCAGCACTGTGAGAAACAACTCAAGTTCCCACAAATTACTCCCTTAATGGGGTTCTTCTTGGGCTTAATGACTTCATCAGCTCCCCATCACCCTGGGAATTTGGTATTGGCACATGGATATGGGGGTCAGCTTCagaccagccctgctccatctgctGGCCATATCCATATTCCCAGCATCACATCCATGTCCAGGGCAGCCTTAGCTGCAGTCAGAGGTCTCTAAATAATACAGTATGACATTAACAGTAGAAAGCTTTCTCTGGGAGCAATGCCAGTTTGAGGGACTGCAGGAGAATTTTTACAATGGATCTAGAACTTTTTGAAAACTGTGTCTCTGAAGTGGCATAAGTTTCTCTTCCCATCTCCAGTTGTCTTTTGGACACAGCTCTCAGAGGGGGATGGAATGAGGTCCCATGATGTGGCAGAGGAAATGACCTCAAGTCATTCCAGGGGAGGattaggctggatattagggAACATTTCTTCCTTGAAAGAGCTGtcagccctggctggcacagctgcccagggcagtggtggagtcaccatcacTGGAGGGGTTTAACCATCACcctgtagatgtggcacttggagacACAGGCTAGTGGTGGCCTTGGTAGTGGTGGAAGAAgagttgaacttgatgatcttggagggcttctccaacctgaatgattctgtgatcctgtgatcaCCTCCTGGCACAGTTCCCTTCTGCCATGTGagtttttcccctcctgccatgggctgtGGTGTCACCCTGGCCCGTGCAGGAGGAGAAGCACATGGACATCACAGTTCTggtgccctgggctctgctaAGAGCCACATGTTGGAGGGTGACAGCCCCTGTGGGTGGTGCTgaggtggtggcagcagcagagtgccTTTTCCTCTTGGTCCTCTCCCCACATCATTTGGTGAGTCCCaattctcccatttttctttcccaggatGAAAACAGTTTTTGCAGTCTGTATGCAAACCCAGCAGCGCGACTGCGCAGCGCCCAGGCCCCCGTTCTGCTACAGCTCTGTGGTGGTGACCTGGGTGACTTCTGAGCGCAGCTCGTCCCCTCCGTGTCCTCGGCAGCCCCGCTGGGGGCTGCCCACGTCTAGTCATGCCGGCTTGTGGCGGGCTTCAGAGGGGGTGCAGGTGGAGACGTGCTCCCGCGTGGTGCTCCTGGCGCGGGAGAAGCTGTTCTGGTCCACACGGGCTCGGAAAGGCAGGCAGAACTCTCGGAAGCACCTCTTGAAGTTTTCATCCAGGAAAGCGTAAAGGACGGGGTTGAGACTGCTGTTGGTGTAGCCCAGAGCGATGCAGAAGTGCAGGCTGGCCACCACGTAGGGGTTCTTCTTGTCTATGTCCACCAGCGTCCAGACGATGACGAAGATGTGGATGGGCGTCCAGCAGATGATGAAGgctgccaccaccaccagcaccatGCGCGTGATGCGCCGCAAGTTACGATCCTTCTCCTTGGAGCCCGAGAGGAGCCGGACGCTCTTCAAGCGAAGGATCATCAGCCCGTAGCAGATGGTGATGACCAAAATGGGCACCAGGAAGGCAAAGATGAAGACACATATCTTGGTCACGGTGTCCCAGTAGATGGGAGGATCAGGAAACTGGAGAGTGCACAGGACCATACCATCTGTAGGAGAGAGGAGGGTCgaagagggagctggaggagtgCCTGCTGAGAATATTCTGTCTTTTGCTCAGTCATGGCCTGTTAAAACCCCAGGGAGATGCATTCCTACCTGCCTGCTCTTGGCAGAGGttccccaggagctctgtgccatcAGACCCCTGTTCACAAGACACCGAGGGGATGCAGTGACCCTGGAATcttttccctgcagagcctcctgGGCCATTCAAGGCCAATCCTGccttctcccagctcccagggtgGACATCCCCATGTCACATCCTCATGTCACCCTCCACTGAAATCTGTCCACTTCCTTGAGATGCTCAGAGCTTTCTTAGCAGTCAAGGGCCAATGTCCCCACACAGGAGCCACAGATCTTAGTGTGGGCCCTTGGAGactctgcagcatctctggggTTTTTAGGCACCTGATTTGCATCCCAGGAGGTGGGGAGAGGGGCACTGGTTGGACTGGAGATGGGGAAAGGGATTCCCGATGCTTAAGGGGAAGGGAAGACAATTTCTGGGACAGTTTCCAAGATAGGAAATAACACCATGATGCCTTTTCCAAGACAGGACACATTTATGGTGTCATAGAGAGGTGCCCACCACTGACCACAAATCTGCTATAAGACCAGAGGTCAAGTTTGCCAAATCACCCCTGGGATGGACtgatgggacaggaggggatgtGTCCCCAGAGACACTTACCTTTTGACTTGGTGACTGCCATGACCATGATGGGCACCCCGATGAGGGAGGAGAGCACCCAGATGCAGACATTGATGATCTTGGCTTTGGCCGGCGTGCGGAAGTCCAGGGCCTTGACCGGATGGCACACGGCGATGTAGCGGTCCACGCTCATCATGGTGAGGGTGAAGATGCTGGTGAACATGTTGTAGTAGTCGATGGAGAGCACAGccttgcagagcagctccccgAAGGGCCAGGTCTCCATGAGGTACTTGGCGCTCTGGAAGGGCAGGGTGCTGGTGGCCAGGGCATCAGCCAGCGCCAGGTTGAAGATGTAGATGTTAGTGGCTGTCTTCATCTTGGTGTACCTGGGGGTGGCAGAGAAAGGACATGGTACAGGTGGTCAGGGCACTTGATGTGATGAGGAGGGGGCACAGCCTGTCTGCTCACGGGGTGACACCAGCCCTGGTGGGCAGAAGTGTTGTGATGTGCCTTTGTGCAGCACCAATGCGCTCACCAGCTTTCTGTGTGCACCAGGGAGCACACtgaggaaggacatggagctgctggagccaggccagGGGAGGCCACCAAGATGACTAGAGGGATGAAACACCTCTGCtatgaggaaagactgagaattgggattgctcagcctggggagagaAGCTTTGGGGTAACTAATGGTGGCCTTCCAGTCCCTGAAGGAGCCCACAAGAAACACGGGGAGAGACTCTTTACAAAGGCCTGGAGTGGCAGGCcattagatgggatattggaaagaaatccttccctgggaggctggtgagaccctggcatagggtacccagagcagctgtgggtgccctggaagtgttcaaggccaggctggatggggtttggagcaaccagggatagtgaaaggtgtccctgcccatggcaggggtggaactggaggAGCTTTAGGGTCTCTTttaacccaagccattctatgattctatactTGTGTTCTTGTGTGTtgaaatcataaaatcacagaatctcaaaacggtttgggttgggagggaccttaaagctaATCTCATTCCACTCctcagccatgggcagggagccACACACCACATCCTGGTACCTGAGGAGGGGATGACATTCACatgtgctgagctgggacatGCACAGCATGGTTTGGCCCCTGCCACAGTGGTTTTCCTGCACCTGACCAGGGAGGTGATACTCGTTCCATGCCTGCTTTTATTCAACGGAATAAAGAACTTTCCAGAGAACTCAATTTTCTAAGGGGATTGATTTGCTCCATTTCCCCGAACCAGTTGCACGATGTCCTTTATCCCCTCAACCCTCCTCCATCTGAATTTCCACCCAGTAAATTGTGATTATCCAGCCTGCTTCCCTGTCAAGTTTGCTTGCAGAAATTGGATCGATTAGCCCCGGAAACAGGCCATCTGGAAGCAGCCCAATtagccagcctggagctccagagCCTTTGGGGAAGCCTGGCTGTATCCCTCAGGGCATTTGGGaagggctggctctgcttcTGGTTCTTGTCACAGCATGGCAAGAGAAATGCCTGGTCCTTCCTGTCCAGACCTTTCCTGAAGGGATGAGGCAAAGGAGCATCCAGTCCTGCAAATGTTGGTCAAAGGGATGCTTTGAAAGGTGCGGTGGTTTGGAAATAGATATTGAGGGATCTGCTGGGCGCTCCTGAAGGGCAACACGTGTGGGGTGGGAGTGGCTCTGTGGAAGACCCTGCTCTTTGCAGGgctacagcagcagctccaactcttctgtgctcccttccagcAAATCCCCATTGCCCAGAAAGAGCATCCTCCCCAGCACCAAGCTTTTTTAGATGCACCCTAATTAATTAACCAATGTCAGGGTCAGTTTGCACAAAACCATCTCTGTGCACGACTAAACCTGCCTGTAGCAGCACTGGGGTAAGGCATGGAGTGGGGAGATGACCCCTTTGTTGCTGGGATGAAAAGATTGTTTTCCTTGGAGTACTTATAAAATAAAGTGACTTGTCACATGTGTGATAGGGGTAAGACAgttttaaactgacagagggcagaTTTGGATCAGATATGAGAGTGGTGATAACCTgcccaggttgcccagagaatgtgtgcctgccccatcctggaaagtgttccaggccaggctggacaggattTGGAGCAAtttgggatagtggaagatgtccctgcccatgacagggagTGGAATGTAATGGgctttaaggtcacttccaatCTAAAGCACTCTAGGATTCTGTGACAATTGGCATAGCTCATTCCATGCTGGGGGTACATGGAATAAATTGAGGTGGGGGGACTGACGGGCTCCTGGGACTGATGGAGGCACTCAGTCCTTTCCCCTTATCCTTTCTCCATCTCAGCAGGGTCAGGATTGGTAGGGACAGAGACCCACCAGGTTCCATTGTCAATAGAACTGGGAACTGGAGCTGAAAAACTCATTTATCTtggagaaaatagaaaacagcaACTTAacccagctctcagctccaAGAGCATTCCCGTCTCCTACACCATGGCTGCAAATGGCAGCCCATTGCCCAAGGGTGGAAATATTTGagctgagcttttttttttttttttaaatttaaatatggCATTAAAAATGTCTTGTCCTTGAAAAGTCCTTTTCCATTCTCTTTAGTGTTATTTTCCAAGCGCTTTTGCAAAAAAGTTTCCTCCCAGGTTAAATAAAATGCTGAGAATTTGTGGTATTGTCAGGTTTTGCCTCTCCTATATGAACAGTCAGTTCAGGTAGATTCACATGTCTTTGGTCTCTGTTTTTTGAGTAAGATGgtaaaaaaatatgttattcATTCCATGGTCTGCCAGATGTGCCTGGCTGTGCTAGGTAAGCATTTCCCAACTCCCTGCCAGATGTGCCAGGAGTGAGGGCCAGAGCTGTCACCCATccccaggcaggacagggctggtgaGGGCAAAGCAGTGTCAGGGATGAGTGGGATAATGGAGATGACTGGGATGACAATGGGAATGTCTGGGATGATAAGGGAATGTCTGGGATGACGGGTTGACTCTGAGGATGCATGTGACTGGAATGATGGGGGCAACTGGGGTGAGGATGGGCATAACTTGGATGATGAAGGACATAACTGGGGTGATGGGAAAGACTTGTTTGGTGATAGGGATGACTGGGATAGTAAAGATGGCAATTTGGTCTCCAGCACTGGGGTTTTGGGGCAAGATTCAGCCCCCTCCAGGTTTGGGCTGAGGTTTCAACCCCCTGCACAGGGTGAGGCATGCATGCTGGTGACCCTCCTGAGCTGCAAATGAAACTGCTGCTCCAAGAAAGAGGTTTATTGCCCACATTAGAGCAAACCATGCTGCTGATGGAGCTCCCCGGGCTGCCAAACCCATTGCAATTAAGTGAGTGCCTTGATTAGGAAGTTATGCACTTGAACGGAGCAATCTGGGAGGTGCTGATGGAGAGAAGAGATGGGAGGGGACGGGGCaagcacagggcagctctgcattCCAGTCTTGACTCCCAagcagggatgccctctccaaacctcttggaaaataaataagtgAAAGGAAAACCCCTGGAGCTGCTAAAAGCCACCGCCTGAAAGAGCCTGGCTTGACAAAGACTgcacccagctgtccctgcagcctgtgtgaGAGCTGGTGGGGGGCTGATGGGCTCGGTGGGGATGAGGGCACTTGCAGCCGCTGCAAATTGCTTCcaagagtatttttaaaagcatctgaCAGTGGGCATGACAGTGCTGGTGAGAGCTGTGGTGGGGaaggtgctgggtgtgctgggctccctccaggtgtgctgctctggagagagTTTTATTTGGAGTTTGGCTGTGCTTGGCTTACGGTGTGTCCATTCACAGAGCTACATGCCAGCATCCTGTGTCTgcatctgccagctcctggcactCAAGGACTTTGTGGCAAATGCACTGTGGTCCCAGAGGTCCCTGACCCACAGGATGTGCTCCAGACTGCCTGGACACCCTGCCTGGACCTCACGGGCACTgagaggtggcagcaggagaagaGCACAAGGCAAATACCCAGAATCTCCCTGGCAATAAGGTCCAATTCCGAGCTGATCCCATCTCATAGCCCTTTCTTGCACGGACACAGGTCTCCCCTAGTCCTGGCCTAAACCCTGTCAACATGGAGCAACTCTGACAAGGACCCCTGGGAAACTCCAGGTGGCTTTGGCCATGGAAGAGGCAAAAGCGCAcgttcctgcagcccctcctgtcccaggggCTTGGAGGGTGATATTTCCTCATTTCATGTGAGATATTCCCCACacttggaagtgtccaaggccaccttggacaggacttggagccACCGGGTCTAGTGGAAGGCAaccctgcctatggcagggtagtggaacaagatggtctataaggtcacttccaacacGAACCACTCTGAgattctgtgtttttccatcATCAGCTGGAAAATGG
The genomic region above belongs to Catharus ustulatus isolate bCatUst1 chromosome 26, bCatUst1.pri.v2, whole genome shotgun sequence and contains:
- the OPRD1 gene encoding delta-type opioid receptor, encoding MELPMDVTVDVPVELPSVLPTATATPWGNDTAWATLPGHGVNDTGTQRAKNATSILIAIVITALYSVVCVVGLLGNVLVMYGIVRYTKMKTATNIYIFNLALADALATSTLPFQSAKYLMETWPFGELLCKAVLSIDYYNMFTSIFTLTMMSVDRYIAVCHPVKALDFRTPAKAKIINVCIWVLSSLIGVPIMVMAVTKSKDGMVLCTLQFPDPPIYWDTVTKICVFIFAFLVPILVITICYGLMILRLKSVRLLSGSKEKDRNLRRITRMVLVVVAAFIICWTPIHIFVIVWTLVDIDKKNPYVVASLHFCIALGYTNSSLNPVLYAFLDENFKRCFREFCLPFRARVDQNSFSRARSTTREHVSTCTPSEARHKPA